In Dyadobacter subterraneus, a single genomic region encodes these proteins:
- a CDS encoding ISL3 family transposase, with product MSISHFVLPAGIRFGQVSIKHNSSGVLITALSAQKYSPCPICNVRSKTIHSYYHRKLADLSIAGNKVQVLLHCRKFFCGNTKCYRKVFTERFTNELLTYARRFCRTTKTLAKIGLELGGNKGSAISRAIACPISPATMIRTVKKICYCTDQQTSGVIGVDDWAFKKGRNYGTVIVDLVNARIVDLLGDREAETLANWLEKHPEVHTVSRDRASAYALGIRKGAPQAVQVADRFHLLVNLRDALQRSFHKHSAVLKAAFKEFTEQKNPDKPQYVEEISEHSIIKPSVHTPENTSLFTGNVSLQRQFKFEKAKELYSKGYDIGPIAKHLNASRRSIRKYIRLDVLPARTEPVYSPLMSNFDKFRQYLSANYKPGLTTYRQLHQTIVANGFNGKYSSFCDRMNQLVKGGEMQFVSQNENIALKPLPDIKIWSITKLSFMALSDVDKLNVTDKEFLDFLYRSSSIISEASELASQFKKLFYTKEPGSLQKWIERAIKSDSSLKTFAKGILLDYEAVNQAVISSISNGQVEGQVNKLKTIKRKMYGRAGFDLLKTMVLAN from the coding sequence ATGTCGATATCTCATTTTGTACTTCCTGCTGGTATCCGTTTCGGACAGGTATCTATCAAACATAACAGCTCCGGTGTATTAATAACTGCCCTGTCTGCCCAAAAGTATTCGCCATGTCCCATCTGTAATGTGCGAAGTAAAACTATTCATAGCTATTACCATCGGAAGTTGGCAGATTTATCAATTGCAGGAAATAAGGTTCAGGTCTTGCTGCATTGCAGAAAGTTTTTCTGCGGTAATACAAAATGTTACCGAAAAGTATTTACTGAAAGATTTACAAATGAGCTATTAACTTATGCAAGACGATTTTGCAGAACTACAAAAACACTTGCAAAAATTGGGTTAGAACTGGGTGGAAATAAAGGATCTGCAATAAGCAGAGCTATTGCCTGTCCGATAAGTCCGGCAACAATGATAAGAACAGTCAAAAAAATTTGTTATTGTACGGATCAGCAGACTTCCGGAGTGATTGGTGTCGACGACTGGGCCTTTAAAAAAGGGAGAAATTATGGAACTGTCATAGTTGATCTGGTTAATGCCAGAATAGTCGATTTATTAGGTGACAGGGAAGCTGAGACTTTGGCCAACTGGCTTGAAAAGCATCCGGAAGTACATACTGTTTCGCGTGATCGCGCCAGTGCCTATGCGCTCGGAATTCGTAAAGGGGCGCCACAGGCAGTCCAGGTGGCTGATCGCTTCCATCTCCTTGTTAATCTACGTGATGCACTTCAGCGATCGTTTCACAAACACAGTGCCGTTTTAAAGGCGGCTTTTAAAGAATTTACTGAACAAAAAAATCCTGACAAACCGCAGTATGTTGAGGAAATTAGCGAACATTCCATTATTAAACCAAGTGTCCATACCCCGGAAAATACCTCATTATTTACAGGTAATGTAAGTTTACAAAGGCAGTTTAAATTTGAAAAAGCCAAAGAACTTTATTCTAAAGGTTATGACATCGGACCTATTGCCAAGCACCTTAACGCAAGTAGGAGATCGATAAGAAAATACATTCGTCTCGATGTGTTGCCAGCAAGAACAGAGCCTGTTTACTCTCCATTAATGAGTAACTTTGACAAGTTTAGGCAGTACTTAAGTGCAAATTATAAGCCGGGCCTTACAACATACAGACAATTGCATCAAACTATTGTTGCAAATGGATTTAATGGGAAATACAGCAGCTTTTGTGACAGGATGAACCAACTTGTTAAAGGGGGAGAAATGCAATTTGTGTCTCAAAACGAAAACATAGCTTTAAAACCACTGCCTGACATTAAAATTTGGTCAATTACGAAATTGTCCTTTATGGCCCTTTCCGATGTGGATAAACTAAACGTCACAGACAAAGAATTTCTTGATTTTTTATACAGATCATCCAGTATTATAAGTGAAGCATCAGAACTTGCAAGTCAATTCAAAAAGTTATTTTATACAAAGGAACCCGGAAGTCTACAAAAATGGATTGAACGAGCGATAAAGTCAGATTCAAGCCTGAAAACATTTGCAAAAGGAATACTCCTGGATTATGAAGCTGTGAATCAGGCCGTCATATCGAGTATCAGTAACGGGCAAGTTGAAGGACAAGTAAATAAACTTAAAACCATTAAGAGAAAAATGTACGGAAGGGCTGGATTTGACCTTTTAAAGACAATGGTACTCGCAAATTAA
- a CDS encoding helix-turn-helix domain-containing protein, with translation MGKPVLKITRSKPEEIKELLNSDSGFVVATRLNMVYQVAKGLSSREVAKIYGISFKQVTNWVHRFEESGVIGLYDLSGRGRKSILSESDLENIRSVVLKELPTKYGYDRKRWSGPILLEWINSTYNTRYQSAQVYKLLNRIGVEFRKEEGYVAKNNV, from the coding sequence ATGGGCAAACCAGTTCTGAAAATCACACGATCCAAACCAGAGGAGATCAAGGAGTTACTAAACAGTGATTCTGGTTTCGTCGTAGCAACCCGGTTAAATATGGTGTATCAGGTTGCAAAGGGCTTATCTAGCCGAGAGGTGGCGAAAATATATGGCATAAGCTTTAAGCAGGTTACAAATTGGGTACACAGATTTGAGGAAAGTGGAGTAATTGGTCTTTACGATTTATCTGGTCGCGGGCGGAAGTCAATTTTATCGGAATCGGATCTGGAAAATATCAGATCTGTTGTCTTGAAAGAACTGCCAACGAAATACGGGTATGACAGAAAAAGATGGTCAGGGCCGATATTACTGGAATGGATAAATAGCACCTATAATACAAGATATCAAAGTGCCCAGGTTTATAAATTACTAAACAGAATTGGTGTAGAATTCCGGAAAGAGGAAGGATATGTAGCAAAAAATAATGTGTAA
- a CDS encoding ribonuclease E inhibitor RraB: MTLQTLDQLRKLSVPADKELKLEYFFYTNTEDKAEQLAIEIAKLNYIVQHGASAGDKKLFIVTGWTARMKMADDVVKQWTKQMCELGYKFDCEFDGWGTELDQE, translated from the coding sequence ATGACACTGCAGACACTTGATCAATTAAGAAAACTTAGCGTCCCGGCTGACAAGGAATTAAAACTTGAATATTTCTTTTACACCAACACAGAAGACAAAGCCGAGCAACTGGCGATTGAAATCGCAAAATTAAATTACATTGTACAACACGGTGCTTCCGCAGGCGATAAGAAACTATTTATAGTAACTGGTTGGACAGCTAGAATGAAAATGGCAGACGACGTTGTAAAACAGTGGACAAAACAAATGTGTGAACTAGGCTATAAATTTGACTGTGAATTTGACGGTTGGGGAACAGAACTAGACCAAGAATAA
- a CDS encoding DUF4304 domain-containing protein, translating to MNAKEKQTQFIKNYLKPTLKKSGYLTSGQTWWRDKGDFFNVINLQNFSWNSKDSVDFRFNIGIALKATVKDELKKKATIYDLTTHISHEAFIPDWKSRDLDNSNNNNCYSITETTDLTDFILSMQHDFEEHILPGLEEPQNLTDCMKFYERFPLHLNSLKRAITENKLLQI from the coding sequence ATGAATGCAAAGGAGAAACAAACACAATTTATTAAAAATTATTTGAAGCCGACTTTGAAAAAATCTGGATATCTGACCAGTGGACAAACTTGGTGGAGAGACAAAGGTGATTTTTTTAATGTCATTAACCTTCAAAATTTCTCTTGGAACTCTAAAGACAGTGTTGATTTTAGATTTAATATAGGTATTGCATTAAAAGCTACCGTTAAAGACGAGCTAAAGAAAAAGGCGACTATTTATGATTTAACAACTCATATTAGTCATGAAGCTTTTATTCCAGATTGGAAAAGTAGAGATTTGGATAATAGTAATAATAATAACTGCTATTCTATAACTGAGACAACGGACTTGACTGATTTTATTTTATCAATGCAGCATGATTTTGAAGAACATATTCTGCCAGGACTTGAGGAACCGCAAAATTTAACTGACTGTATGAAATTTTACGAACGATTTCCTTTGCATCTAAACTCTTTAAAAAGAGCAATAACAGAAAACAAACTTCTACAAATTTGA
- a CDS encoding helix-turn-helix domain-containing protein, whose product MEHITFDQLPAVVAEIRDRLARIESSLNLINPINPSEVKNPLMTITEASDFLNLAKSTIYGMVCRNEIPVSKKGKKLYFDREELTYWVKKGRRKTTDEIQLEAEGYLNKFSKRRW is encoded by the coding sequence ATGGAACATATAACATTCGACCAATTACCTGCTGTTGTAGCGGAGATTCGTGATCGATTAGCGAGAATTGAGTCAAGTCTTAATCTCATTAATCCTATAAATCCCTCCGAAGTTAAAAATCCTTTGATGACAATAACCGAAGCATCGGATTTTTTAAATTTGGCTAAGTCCACTATTTATGGAATGGTTTGTCGGAATGAAATCCCTGTCAGTAAGAAGGGAAAGAAACTTTACTTCGATCGGGAAGAACTCACCTATTGGGTGAAAAAGGGAAGGAGAAAAACGACGGATGAAATTCAATTAGAAGCTGAGGGATATCTAAACAAATTCAGTAAGCGTAGGTGGTAA
- a CDS encoding Hsp20/alpha crystallin family protein, whose translation MSLIKRNGLLPTGFPALFDDFFGRERFNWDNSNFSSTSTTVPSVNIRETGEHFEVEMAAPGMDKNDFKIELDGNTLTIRSHKEQEQKSEDNGYSRREFSYESFQRSFVLPKDVVDDNGIAARYENGLLYLTIPKKEQAKQKAPRLIEIA comes from the coding sequence ATGTCACTCATCAAAAGGAATGGGCTTCTGCCCACAGGATTCCCGGCGCTGTTCGACGATTTCTTTGGCCGCGAACGTTTTAACTGGGACAACAGTAACTTCTCATCGACCAGCACAACGGTGCCTTCGGTCAACATCCGCGAAACCGGCGAGCATTTCGAAGTCGAAATGGCGGCTCCTGGCATGGATAAAAATGATTTTAAGATCGAGCTGGACGGCAACACCCTGACGATTCGCTCCCATAAAGAGCAGGAGCAGAAAAGTGAGGACAATGGTTATAGCCGAAGAGAGTTCAGCTACGAGTCCTTTCAGCGGAGTTTTGTGTTGCCTAAGGATGTCGTTGATGACAATGGCATTGCTGCACGTTACGAGAACGGGCTGCTTTATCTGACTATTCCAAAAAAAGAACAGGCAAAGCAAAAGGCCCCAAGGTTGATTGAAATCGCCTGA
- a CDS encoding cation:proton antiporter: MNQVLLPVSVLCLLVLLLTVLLKKFRQPYMIAYIIAGLLIGPHVANLLPQAETIEPVAEIGILLLMFFLGMEIEIPDRGSLLFKPLVAQGTKIILTLVLTFAVSWLAGWPFLTAAIIFILLIFNSTAVVSEYLRKNGELNSEFGKMILNVLLLQDLMLAPVLTLLQFMGGGVFSWPRITISAGASVLIFFMLRAIRNRDFIQLRLQSVLQDDHEIQVFAGSVLCLGFGLLAELSGLSGALGSFIAGIFIGRLDAFNWLEKSLHPFKVFFVALFFVSIGLRLDLFYIKAHLLTIGLGTMLLLLVNSLLSAVVFRGLKYSWGESLYGGALLSQIGEFGIVACSLAYKMQVIGHDLFKTGVAITALSLLFSTVWITMLRQWVIAKK, from the coding sequence ATGAACCAGGTTTTATTGCCGGTGAGCGTTTTATGCCTGCTTGTGCTGCTGCTGACTGTGCTGCTAAAAAAATTTAGGCAGCCTTATATGATTGCCTACATCATCGCAGGCCTTTTAATCGGACCGCATGTGGCCAACCTGTTACCCCAAGCCGAGACCATTGAACCCGTAGCTGAGATCGGCATTTTGCTGCTGATGTTTTTTTTGGGAATGGAAATCGAAATTCCGGACCGGGGCTCACTGCTTTTCAAGCCGCTTGTGGCACAGGGCACCAAGATAATACTGACGCTGGTGCTTACCTTCGCAGTATCGTGGCTGGCGGGCTGGCCATTTCTGACGGCTGCAATAATTTTCATACTGCTGATCTTCAACAGTACTGCTGTGGTCAGCGAATACCTTCGAAAGAATGGGGAACTGAATTCTGAGTTTGGTAAAATGATTTTAAATGTCCTGTTATTGCAGGACCTGATGCTGGCGCCGGTGCTGACTCTGCTCCAGTTCATGGGCGGCGGAGTCTTTTCTTGGCCGCGCATCACTATTTCCGCCGGTGCATCGGTACTGATTTTTTTTATGCTACGGGCAATCCGCAACCGGGATTTTATCCAGCTTCGGCTCCAAAGTGTTTTGCAGGATGATCATGAAATTCAGGTTTTTGCAGGCAGCGTGCTGTGTCTGGGTTTCGGACTGCTTGCAGAGCTTTCCGGGCTGAGCGGCGCCTTGGGAAGCTTTATTGCTGGTATTTTCATAGGCAGGCTGGATGCTTTCAACTGGCTTGAAAAATCCCTGCACCCTTTTAAAGTCTTTTTTGTCGCCCTGTTCTTTGTTTCCATCGGACTTCGCCTGGACCTGTTCTATATCAAAGCCCATTTACTGACCATAGGATTGGGCACGATGCTGCTTCTTTTAGTTAACAGCCTTCTTTCGGCAGTTGTTTTCAGAGGCCTGAAATATTCCTGGGGCGAAAGTCTTTACGGTGGCGCGCTGCTTTCGCAGATCGGTGAGTTTGGTATTGTTGCCTGCTCTCTGGCTTATAAAATGCAGGTCATAGGGCACGATCTTTTCAAAACGGGTGTGGCCATCACAGCCCTGTCGCTACTGTTTTCTACGGTTTGGATCACGATGCTCAGACAATGGGTAATAGCTAAAAAATAG
- a CDS encoding Gfo/Idh/MocA family protein: protein MKNEKVRVGIIGANSTNWASRAHIPALQLLPEFELTAVSTTKMTSAQQAAEKFGVRHAFDNENDLVSCQDVDLVVIAVKVPFHFKLVKAAIDAGKMIYCEWPLGNGTKQAQELAELAAVKGIRTFTGLQALSLPETIYLKKAIGEGLIGEILSSSIIGSAGGWAAAKTPEDLYLLDPANGATMLDIPFAHTLAAFVDILGNFKSINSTLARRREEVTLLTTGEKFPLLTNDQIILSGILESGTVGNIHYRSGMSAGTNFLWEINGTKGDIVITGEVGHYQLSPVKLHYAASGKKLEPMEVPAEFLTQRAAVPAQPVHGMYYAYKAVWADLVNSTQFVPDFKDGVQMHKLLDNIVKSSQEGKNIIF from the coding sequence ATGAAAAACGAAAAAGTACGCGTGGGAATTATTGGGGCTAATTCAACCAACTGGGCATCACGCGCACATATCCCGGCACTGCAATTACTTCCCGAATTTGAGCTGACTGCTGTCAGTACTACCAAAATGACTTCGGCTCAGCAGGCGGCTGAAAAGTTTGGTGTAAGGCATGCGTTTGACAATGAGAATGATCTTGTTAGCTGCCAGGACGTTGATCTGGTCGTGATCGCGGTTAAAGTGCCGTTTCATTTTAAATTAGTCAAGGCTGCAATTGATGCAGGGAAAATGATCTATTGTGAATGGCCGCTGGGCAACGGAACAAAGCAGGCTCAGGAGCTGGCGGAACTGGCAGCAGTCAAAGGTATACGGACATTTACCGGCTTGCAGGCACTGTCACTTCCAGAGACCATTTATTTGAAAAAGGCAATCGGGGAAGGTCTGATAGGCGAAATATTATCTTCTAGCATCATTGGTTCCGCGGGCGGCTGGGCGGCAGCCAAGACGCCCGAAGACCTTTACTTATTGGACCCTGCAAACGGTGCCACGATGCTGGACATTCCTTTTGCTCATACCCTTGCCGCGTTTGTTGATATTCTGGGAAATTTCAAGTCCATTAACAGCACATTGGCACGCCGCAGAGAGGAAGTGACGCTTTTAACAACGGGGGAAAAATTCCCACTGCTGACCAATGATCAAATCATTCTTTCGGGTATTTTGGAAAGTGGAACAGTTGGTAATATTCATTACCGCAGCGGAATGTCTGCCGGTACGAATTTTCTTTGGGAAATCAACGGTACCAAAGGTGATATTGTGATTACCGGTGAGGTAGGGCACTACCAGTTGTCCCCGGTGAAATTACACTATGCAGCTAGTGGAAAAAAACTTGAACCGATGGAAGTTCCTGCCGAATTTTTAACGCAGCGAGCAGCAGTGCCTGCCCAACCTGTACACGGTATGTATTACGCTTATAAGGCTGTATGGGCTGATCTGGTTAATAGCACACAGTTTGTCCCTGATTTTAAAGATGGTGTTCAGATGCATAAATTGCTGGATAATATTGTCAAAAGTTCTCAGGAAGGAAAAAATATAATATTCTGA
- the acpP gene encoding acyl carrier protein: MKTIEDKVITILKERFASRCDPNDLSVRFKNDLGLDSLDTAELIMVVEIEFDICITDDEADEIHTVDQLINCIKNKLSLTNA; the protein is encoded by the coding sequence ATGAAAACTATAGAAGACAAAGTAATAACAATTCTCAAAGAAAGATTTGCTTCCAGATGCGATCCGAATGATTTGTCCGTTCGTTTCAAAAACGATTTGGGACTCGATTCTCTTGATACTGCTGAGTTAATTATGGTGGTGGAAATAGAATTTGATATTTGCATTACCGATGATGAGGCTGATGAAATTCATACTGTCGATCAGTTGATAAACTGTATTAAAAACAAACTGAGCTTAACTAACGCATAG
- a CDS encoding ArsR/SmtB family transcription factor, whose amino-acid sequence MNSPLHIYKAEFFKALGHPVRLAILDALRNGPLSVTALQVIVQADQSILSQHLARLRSTNFVTCRREKTTIFYNVQDQEVYLFLDLAKNIYARQLRLSEESLAELRIAMHN is encoded by the coding sequence ATGAATTCTCCCTTACATATTTATAAAGCGGAATTTTTTAAGGCACTGGGTCATCCGGTGCGCCTCGCCATATTAGATGCGCTAAGAAACGGACCACTTTCGGTCACAGCGTTGCAAGTAATTGTTCAGGCGGATCAGTCGATTCTTTCTCAACACCTTGCAAGGCTGCGTTCGACAAATTTTGTCACCTGCCGCCGGGAGAAAACAACGATATTCTATAACGTGCAGGACCAGGAGGTTTATCTTTTTTTAGATCTTGCAAAAAATATATATGCCCGTCAGCTTCGTCTTTCGGAAGAAAGTCTCGCTGAGCTGAGGATAGCTATGCATAATTGA
- a CDS encoding SDR family oxidoreductase: MPFSTFAYSFKTKKMSRKIVLITGTNSGFGWLTAHSVAALGHQVYATMRDTQGRNADKAQALAAVANVTVLDVTLTDEQSVKQAVETILTKEGAIDVLVNNAGYAMGGVAESFTTADVHTTFDINVYAPWRLIKQVLPAMRNQADGLIINVTSGFGRVSFPFATIYSASKFALEGISEGLHYEVKRLGIDVVLVEPGAFPTEMQQKNNPASDQGVFEGYGAIADIPNKMMAALGGEMQAKNPDPQDVADAIVKLIGTPKGTRPLRTVVDPITGQYIEAANQAVAEQFAKGLAVFGMGELL; encoded by the coding sequence TTGCCATTTTCAACCTTTGCTTATTCATTTAAAACTAAAAAGATGAGCAGAAAGATTGTATTGATAACCGGAACAAATAGTGGTTTTGGATGGCTTACCGCCCACAGCGTGGCCGCCCTAGGGCATCAGGTATACGCCACCATGCGCGATACCCAGGGCCGTAATGCAGATAAGGCCCAGGCTCTGGCCGCGGTAGCGAACGTGACCGTTTTGGATGTCACCCTGACCGACGAGCAGAGCGTGAAGCAGGCAGTGGAAACTATTTTGACCAAAGAAGGCGCTATTGATGTGCTGGTGAATAACGCAGGTTACGCAATGGGCGGTGTAGCTGAGAGCTTTACCACCGCTGATGTGCATACCACTTTTGACATCAATGTTTATGCCCCCTGGCGATTGATCAAACAGGTACTGCCCGCCATGCGTAACCAGGCTGATGGGCTGATCATTAACGTGACCAGCGGCTTTGGGCGGGTATCTTTTCCGTTTGCTACCATTTATTCGGCCTCCAAATTTGCGCTGGAAGGAATAAGTGAGGGACTGCATTATGAGGTAAAGCGTTTGGGCATTGATGTTGTCCTTGTCGAGCCGGGCGCTTTCCCAACCGAAATGCAGCAAAAAAACAATCCCGCATCGGATCAGGGGGTATTTGAGGGCTATGGCGCAATTGCTGATATACCCAACAAAATGATGGCCGCATTGGGCGGAGAAATGCAGGCTAAAAACCCGGACCCGCAGGACGTGGCCGATGCCATCGTAAAATTGATCGGCACGCCAAAAGGCACCAGGCCATTACGCACCGTCGTTGATCCCATAACCGGCCAATACATCGAAGCCGCCAACCAGGCCGTAGCCGAACAGTTTGCCAAAGGATTGGCGGTATTCGGGATGGGTGAGCTATTGTAA
- a CDS encoding Crp/Fnr family transcriptional regulator → MTAFPDFLPFGKSVAPAMYYLYLMEKMIDFILQFGDLNKQQIEFLLSKVEMLELKKEDYLSEAGKVPRYVAFVLEGVFRFCYYNNRGEEITSYFVDEGNFVVDNEKFESQIAASEYVQAVTDCKVLVFNKKSWDEISNTIVGWEMMKANMVKKCLTLAMERRSPLVSEDATTRYLSFIEAFPTLLNRIPLSQVASYLGITQQSLSRIRRKIR, encoded by the coding sequence ATGACTGCCTTCCCTGATTTTTTACCATTTGGTAAATCAGTGGCGCCTGCCATGTATTATCTTTATCTAATGGAAAAAATGATCGATTTTATCCTGCAATTTGGTGACCTGAACAAACAGCAGATCGAGTTTTTGCTGAGCAAGGTCGAAATGCTGGAATTAAAAAAGGAGGACTACCTGTCGGAAGCCGGGAAGGTACCCCGGTATGTGGCTTTCGTTTTAGAGGGCGTATTCCGCTTTTGTTATTATAACAACAGGGGCGAAGAAATCACCAGTTATTTTGTGGATGAAGGCAATTTTGTAGTAGACAACGAAAAATTCGAATCGCAGATTGCCGCTTCGGAATACGTACAGGCCGTAACCGACTGCAAAGTATTGGTTTTCAACAAGAAGAGCTGGGATGAGATATCTAACACCATTGTTGGCTGGGAAATGATGAAGGCCAATATGGTAAAAAAATGTCTTACGCTGGCCATGGAGCGGCGCAGTCCGCTGGTTTCAGAGGACGCTACGACGCGCTACCTGTCATTCATTGAGGCATTCCCAACCCTTTTGAACCGCATCCCGCTTTCGCAGGTTGCTTCTTATCTGGGCATCACCCAGCAATCGCTGAGCCGTATACGCCGTAAAATACGCTAA
- a CDS encoding helix-turn-helix domain-containing protein — MAKSKPYRISSITEIHRLMGLPKPHHPLISIVDLKGLRNDTGIEAVVFDLYVISMKRGCDGLHYGQQKYDFDEGLMAFLSPGQILRGEENGIPVDLDGWMLFVHPDFLWNTPLASRIKRYEYFSYTTSEALFLSDKEEIMINDLVKNIKTEYYSNMDKFSQDIIISHLETLLKYAERFYQRQFITRKITNHHVLSQVEELLTAYLNDEDLLSDGLPTVTYFADALNMSSKYLSSLLKQLTGQTMQQVIHEKLIQKAKEKLSTTRLSVSEIAYQLGFEHPQSFNKLFKSKTKQSPLDFRQSFN; from the coding sequence ATGGCAAAAAGCAAACCCTACCGGATCAGTTCCATAACGGAGATACACCGTTTGATGGGGCTTCCCAAACCTCATCATCCGCTGATCAGCATCGTTGACCTTAAAGGCCTGAGAAATGACACAGGTATAGAAGCAGTCGTTTTCGATCTGTATGTGATATCGATGAAAAGAGGCTGTGACGGCCTGCATTACGGGCAACAGAAATATGACTTTGACGAAGGGCTTATGGCCTTTTTATCTCCCGGTCAGATCCTGCGCGGTGAAGAGAATGGTATACCTGTGGATCTGGACGGCTGGATGCTTTTCGTGCACCCTGATTTTCTTTGGAATACACCGCTTGCCAGCAGAATCAAGCGGTACGAATATTTCAGCTATACGACCAGTGAGGCGCTATTTCTCTCAGATAAGGAAGAAATAATGATCAATGACCTGGTTAAAAATATAAAAACGGAATATTATTCCAACATGGATAAGTTCAGCCAGGACATTATTATCTCGCACCTGGAGACTTTGCTCAAATATGCCGAACGATTTTACCAGCGTCAGTTCATCACCCGAAAGATTACCAACCACCACGTGCTAAGCCAGGTGGAAGAGCTTTTAACAGCCTATTTAAACGATGAGGACCTGCTTTCCGACGGCCTGCCAACGGTAACATACTTTGCCGATGCTTTGAACATGTCCTCAAAGTATTTAAGCAGCCTGTTAAAACAACTCACTGGCCAGACCATGCAACAGGTGATCCACGAGAAACTGATCCAGAAAGCAAAAGAAAAATTATCTACGACCAGGTTGTCGGTCAGTGAAATTGCCTATCAGCTTGGTTTCGAGCATCCTCAGTCTTTCAATAAATTATTTAAAAGCAAGACCAAACAAAGCCCACTGGATTTTAGGCAGTCCTTCAACTGA
- a CDS encoding DUF2147 domain-containing protein, whose translation MRKTILAVFALLLSLASFAQKPSADNIIGAWKCDDYKIEVFKAGNTYSAKLLWSKKMLEADGKTVKRDVKNPDEKLRGRSVQGLTHITGLVFKNGEYVNGNLYSVEDGNTYGFKGELKGPNDLETRGYKGIPLVGKSFKWKRVQ comes from the coding sequence ATGAGAAAAACAATTTTAGCAGTGTTTGCGCTGCTGTTATCACTGGCATCTTTCGCGCAGAAACCATCTGCGGATAATATCATAGGAGCCTGGAAATGTGATGATTATAAGATCGAGGTATTTAAAGCAGGCAATACGTATTCAGCCAAGCTCTTATGGTCGAAAAAGATGCTCGAAGCAGATGGCAAAACGGTAAAGAGGGACGTTAAAAACCCGGATGAAAAACTTCGGGGCAGGTCCGTGCAAGGCCTTACGCATATCACCGGTCTTGTTTTTAAGAACGGCGAATACGTTAACGGAAATCTGTATAGCGTAGAGGATGGAAACACCTATGGTTTCAAAGGTGAACTGAAAGGCCCTAATGATCTTGAAACCCGGGGTTACAAAGGTATCCCATTAGTAGGAAAATCATTTAAATGGAAAAGAGTCCAGTAA
- a CDS encoding SDR family oxidoreductase, whose product MDLKNSTILITGGTSGIGLELVKQLIQQGSTIIVTGRKQEALNDTKRRFPQVNVFQSDVSDPQDIERLYKEVTQQFPDLNMIVNNAGEMRLLDVQDASKDLENMTRELDINLTGTIRMVHQFLPHLIKKRTAAIVNVSSAIAFMPYSTAPVYSASKAGVHAYTLALRLQLEKTSVRVFELVPPGVNTNLQNDWVLPPNPGQMMDVDKLVNVAIKGLLNNTPEIKPLLVGVIKFLSRLMPNQLMKLGHREFEKFKKLNSQQ is encoded by the coding sequence ATGGACTTAAAGAATAGCACCATCCTGATCACAGGAGGAACCAGCGGTATAGGTTTGGAACTTGTCAAACAACTTATCCAGCAGGGATCAACAATCATTGTTACAGGCCGTAAACAAGAGGCCTTAAATGATACAAAAAGGCGTTTCCCCCAAGTAAACGTCTTTCAGAGCGATGTAAGCGATCCTCAAGATATTGAGCGTCTCTATAAAGAAGTGACACAACAATTCCCTGATCTGAATATGATCGTTAATAACGCAGGCGAAATGCGGTTGCTTGACGTTCAGGACGCCAGTAAGGACCTGGAAAACATGACCCGCGAGCTGGATATCAATCTCACAGGAACGATCCGGATGGTTCATCAGTTTTTGCCGCACCTGATCAAAAAGCGTACAGCGGCGATTGTGAACGTTTCATCCGCTATTGCTTTTATGCCTTACTCTACTGCTCCGGTTTACAGCGCTTCCAAAGCAGGAGTTCATGCTTACACCCTGGCTCTGCGCCTGCAATTAGAAAAAACCAGTGTCAGGGTATTCGAGCTGGTCCCCCCGGGCGTCAATACCAATCTGCAGAATGATTGGGTGCTGCCACCTAACCCAGGCCAAATGATGGATGTGGATAAACTGGTAAACGTAGCTATCAAAGGACTTCTGAACAATACACCTGAGATCAAGCCACTGCTGGTGGGTGTGATAAAATTTCTAAGCAGGCTGATGCCAAACCAATTGATGAAATTAGGACACAGGGAATTTGAAAAATTCAAAAAATTGAATAGTCAACAATAA